In Candidatus Defluviilinea proxima, a single genomic region encodes these proteins:
- a CDS encoding toll/interleukin-1 receptor domain-containing protein: MEHIFISYTQEDSKFAHMLADEFARWGITACIDERLDKLRNWPPSIPESIKACPIFIVIMSSEARKSSWVQKEVEYAKSIRKPAFPILLRGESWGSFTSSQILDIRNGQLPDRSFYLKIQETLNKLRHPITPPSTPSKTKAPLQNSSERHAFPYQNIVETLISLAAKRQGRWKLGEYIIEVSSVTLTLRLADDQVWLSGGQAVHPNDKAKVLGQSQPVTVSYEQSNSQHRAGYKMTVYGASKYMDVAIEMIKLYKASGLNPNDLLAEPTRLP, from the coding sequence ATGGAACATATATTTATCAGCTATACCCAGGAAGATAGTAAGTTTGCCCATATGCTTGCAGATGAATTTGCGCGGTGGGGCATAACAGCGTGTATTGATGAACGGCTTGATAAGCTGAGAAACTGGCCGCCATCCATTCCAGAAAGTATCAAGGCTTGCCCGATCTTCATTGTGATTATGTCATCAGAAGCGCGTAAATCCAGTTGGGTACAGAAAGAAGTAGAGTATGCCAAATCTATTCGTAAGCCTGCCTTTCCGATCTTGCTACGTGGAGAATCATGGGGCTCCTTTACTTCATCTCAAATTTTGGACATTCGTAATGGGCAATTACCTGATCGAAGTTTCTATTTAAAGATACAAGAAACTCTTAATAAATTACGTCATCCGATTACGCCACCATCGACACCTTCTAAAACCAAAGCCCCGCTTCAAAATTCATCTGAGCGTCATGCCTTTCCTTATCAAAACATAGTGGAAACTCTAATATCTCTCGCTGCAAAACGTCAGGGGCGCTGGAAACTGGGGGAATACATCATTGAAGTGAGCAGTGTCACACTCACCTTGCGTCTTGCAGATGACCAAGTCTGGTTATCGGGCGGGCAAGCCGTTCACCCAAACGATAAAGCAAAAGTGCTGGGGCAATCCCAACCTGTTACTGTCAGCTACGAACAGAGTAATAGCCAACATCGTGCAGGCTATAAGATGACTGTCTACGGTGCTTCGAAATATATGGATGTTGCCATAGAGATGATCAAGCTCTATAAAGCATCAGGAC
- a CDS encoding LysM peptidoglycan-binding domain-containing protein, with amino-acid sequence MYSQKDNREGPGPKSVLLILILAILTVAISLYSTLLVSSRIVNLPTTTTTAVIALETFIAQTETSTPSSPLTSTPSITNLQIIEKSYTIVRGDTFDKISESLFGATKYANAIQKSNCIDTIQRDQEIRIKYYIIQNGDDIFEIADRLNINYQRLRFINTDQSEFVIYPGQYLILPVSNICS; translated from the coding sequence ATGTATAGTCAAAAAGACAATAGAGAAGGTCCAGGCCCAAAATCAGTGTTGCTTATCCTTATCTTGGCAATACTCACTGTTGCCATCTCTCTTTATAGTACTTTATTGGTGTCTTCACGTATTGTCAATTTACCAACAACCACTACGACCGCAGTAATAGCTCTTGAGACATTTATTGCACAAACAGAGACATCAACACCTTCATCTCCCCTCACTTCCACACCCTCAATTACAAACCTTCAAATCATTGAAAAGTCTTACACTATTGTGCGCGGCGACACCTTTGACAAGATAAGTGAAAGTTTATTTGGAGCAACAAAATATGCCAACGCAATACAAAAATCCAATTGCATCGACACGATTCAAAGAGACCAGGAGATAAGAATAAAATATTATATTATCCAAAATGGAGATGACATCTTTGAAATTGCAGATCGCTTAAACATTAACTATCAGCGTCTTCGTTTTATTAATACAGATCAGAGCGAGTTTGTTATCTACCCAGGTCAGTACTTAATCTTGCCAGTGAGCAACATATGCAGCTGA